The Synergistaceae bacterium sequence TTCCGGACTTCATAGCGCTGGTCGGGCCGATGCTCTACAACTCGTACGACGAGTATGTCGAGATCATAAAGACCGACCTCGTGCAGGACATGATCAAGAGGGCCGAGGAAAAAGGGATCAAGATACTGGCGCTCGAGTACGTGTTCGGCTTCCGCAACGTCATCACCAACAAGCTGGTCGAGAGGCCCGAGGACCTCAAGGGCGTGAAGATCCGCACCCCCGGAAGCCAGCTCTTCATCCAGACCCTGACCGAGATGGGCGCGACCGTCACCCCCCTTCCCTGGGCGGAGACCCTTCCCGGCGTGCAGCAGGGCATAGTGGACGGGATCGAGGGCTCGGAGTTCACCAACATAGGAACGAAGGTCTATGAGCTGCTCAAGAACGTCGCCCGCACGCAGCACTTCCTCGGCACCTGCGGAGTCTACATCTCCACCCAGGTGTGGGACAAGATCCCGGAGGAGTACCGCGAGATCGTAGCCGACGAGTTCACCAAGGGTGCGCTCGAGATGGTCGATATCGGCAAGAGGGACCTCGGCGAGGTAACGGAGAAGCTGGAGTCCTACGGAGTCAAGTTCAACGAGGTCGACAAGAAGGCCTTCGTCGAGGCCACCAAGAGCATCTACGAGACCTTCCCCGGTCTGACGCCCGGCATCTACGACAGGCTCCAGGAGGAGCTCGAGAAGATCAGGGAGAGACTTTAACCCGACAGGCGGGACGGCGACCGGCGGTACGGATGCTCCGGTCGTTGTGTCGTGCATGTAGAAACTGAGCTGTCGCAGAAGTCTTGGAGATTGTTACGATCGGTGCGGCAGGGCGATCTCGCCCTGCCGCGGGTTCATCCAGTGAGGGGTTGCCTGCCATGAAAAAAATCGTGCGCACGATCCTCGTCTACGCCGAGGAGATAGTAAGCGCGTTCTTCATAAGCATCACCGTGAGCATGGTCATAGTGAACGTCTTCTTCCGATATGTGCTCAACAGGGGGATATTCTGGTCGGAGGAGGTGGCCACCATCGCCTTCGTGTGGAGCGTCTTCGTCGGTGCGGCGGCCTGCCACAAGCACAAGATGCACATAAGCATCGACCTCTTCTCCAGGCTGGCCCCAAAGCCGCTGAAAAAATCGGTCAGGATGCTCGCACATCTGATCATGATAGTCCTCAACACATACATAGTCTACCTGAGCGTCGTCTTCGTGCGGGCCTCATCGATCAAGCCGACCGCGGTGCTCGGCATCTCGTCCAGTTATGTCAGCTCGGCCGTGCTGGTCGGCTTCGCCCTGATGACGATCCACTCGGTGGGCTTCTTCTTCAAGGAGCTGCGCGGCGGCATGCCCGCGGAGGAGGGAGCCTGATGGAGTTTCTGCCCGTCGTCGTGGTCTTCGTGCTCTACTTCTCCGGCATCCCGATCGCCTTCGCCCTGTTCGGGGCCGCGCTGTCCTACTTCACATTCATCAACACGGGAAGCCCGGTGGACCTTATACTGCAGCGCTTCATCACCAGCACCGCCTCCTTCCCGCTGCTCGCCGTTCCCTTCTTCATAATGGCCGGCTCGGTCATGAACTACGCCGGGATAAGCAACCGGCTCATGAGCATGGCGGACGTGCTCACCGGACACATGA is a genomic window containing:
- a CDS encoding TRAP transporter small permease encodes the protein MKKIVRTILVYAEEIVSAFFISITVSMVIVNVFFRYVLNRGIFWSEEVATIAFVWSVFVGAAACHKHKMHISIDLFSRLAPKPLKKSVRMLAHLIMIVLNTYIVYLSVVFVRASSIKPTAVLGISSSYVSSAVLVGFALMTIHSVGFFFKELRGGMPAEEGA
- the dctP gene encoding TRAP transporter substrate-binding protein DctP translates to MKRRVSTVIVLLVCLLFTAAGAASASDYKLVLRLSHVFSPDEQLTKSMDWVAERIYNRTNGAIEIQTFPQAQIAVYKDGMEQVVRGADFISVEDPSYVGDYVPDFIALVGPMLYNSYDEYVEIIKTDLVQDMIKRAEEKGIKILALEYVFGFRNVITNKLVERPEDLKGVKIRTPGSQLFIQTLTEMGATVTPLPWAETLPGVQQGIVDGIEGSEFTNIGTKVYELLKNVARTQHFLGTCGVYISTQVWDKIPEEYREIVADEFTKGALEMVDIGKRDLGEVTEKLESYGVKFNEVDKKAFVEATKSIYETFPGLTPGIYDRLQEELEKIRERL